A window of Malania oleifera isolate guangnan ecotype guangnan chromosome 5, ASM2987363v1, whole genome shotgun sequence contains these coding sequences:
- the LOC131155006 gene encoding F-box protein CPR1, which translates to MRPPDRLPCEVIVDILLRLPAKVLARYRSVSKLWRFLIDDPKFIELHLKHSGKISSNLSLIIKSWYLYIADFDSLSVATEIKHPLNEVRGGTEAFGSCNGLIGVCNSEKDIALWNPSTGMYQKLAVAAYELPGDIEICRYTFYGFGHDPVSDDYKVVRMIQFASENGDLFSAQVKVFSLKSNSWREIKGFPDYVRYMFQPYYYLFYRRGYGTFAGGALHWVAPAVLESPSTNLIVAFDLKLERFGLVQQPDRSNGIFQLDVGVLDGCLCMSCNYQNDYVDVWVMKEYGVRDSWTNLFKITQTDVRGFSGFVMPLAYGKSCDMVLMEVDDGKLVWFDRKRRKSKKVRIEGAPGTFSAEVYVGSLIPLPGGGIDRKKQAAEEKNKNKNARKKRDDFLSEGFKLVL; encoded by the exons ATGCGTCCCCCGGACCGTCTCCCGTGCGAGGTGATAGTCGATATTCTCCTCCGATTGCCTGCGAAGGTCCTCGCCCGATATCGATCCGTGTCGAAATTGTGGCGTTTCCTAATCGACGATCCAAAATTCATCGAACTCCACCTTAAGCACTCCGGCAAAATCAGTTCCAATCTCAGCCTCATAATTAAAAGCTGGTACCTGTACATCGCTGACTTCGATTCGCTGAGCGTCGCGACTGAGATCAAACACCCGTTGAACGAAGTTAGGGGTGGAACGGAAGCTTTTGGATCTTGCAATGGCTTGATCGGCGTTTGCAACTCCGAAAAGGACATCGCCCTGTGGAATCCATCGACGGGGATGTACCAGAAGTTGGCCGTCGCGGCGTATGAGCTTCCCGGCGATATAGAGATTTGCAGGTACACGTTTTACGGGTTTGGGCACGACCCCGTTAGCGATGACTATAAGGTAGTGAGAATGATACAGTTCGCTAGTGAAAATGGTGATTTATTTTCAGCGCAAGTTAAGGTTTTCAGCTTAAAGAGTAATAGTTGGAGGGAAATCAAGGGGTTTCCTGATTATGTGCGTTATATGTTTCAACCTTATTACTACTTATTTTACAGAAGAGGGTACGGGACTTTTGCCGGCGGTGCTTTGCATTGGGTGGCACCTGCTGTTCTTGAATCGCCCAGTACCAACTTGATTGTGGCGTTTGATCTTAAGCTTGAGAGGTTTGGGTTAGTGCAACAGCCTGACCGTTCTAACGGCATTTTTCAGTTGGATGTGGGGGTTTTAGATGGTTGTCTTTGTATGTCATGTAATTACCAAAATGATTATGTGGATGTATGGGTGATGAAGGAATATGGGGTTAGGGACTCCTGGACTAACTTGTTTAAGATTACTCAAACCGATGTGAGAGGGTTTTCTGGTTTTGTGATGCCTTTGGCTTATGGTAAAAGTTGCGACATGGTTCTCATGGAAGTGGACGATGGCAAGCTTGTTTGGTTTGATAGGAAAAGGAGAAAATCCAAAAAAGTTAGGATCGAGGGGGCTCCGGGAACATTTAGCGCTGAGGTTTATGTGGGAAGTCTAATTCCGCTCCCAGGCGGTGGAATTGATCGAAAGAAACAAGCAGCTGAGGagaaaaacaagaataaaaacgCCAGAAAGAAAAG GGATGATTTCCTGTCAGAAGGCTTTAAGTTGGTTTTATAA